In bacterium YEK0313, one genomic interval encodes:
- a CDS encoding transcriptional regulator NanR, whose product MPRQKNPPPSTSPRSAKAKADAAVGRRRSAKAAQEPADPPSRLQRDLLPRILDLVRQDGLEPGHRLMEAALARRLQVSRTPVRAALRHLADRGVLGALPTGGYALAKPVEGLADKEFAATGSEVDIWCARMARDRLSGALPPQISEADLMRRYGLGRPLLLRILNKLAEVGMVERLPGHGWLFSPVNDPAAIAESYAFRRIIEPASLLECGARIDRAWLAEMRRRHEDMLARTWSEGLSVSLFEMNADFHEGLIAASGNRYLLLALQQQTRLRRYTNYEWRYGPERVKVSCQQHLEIIGRLEAGEVEVAAALLRQHLDLARTVSLGPR is encoded by the coding sequence ATGCCGCGCCAGAAGAATCCCCCGCCGTCCACGTCTCCCCGTTCTGCCAAGGCCAAGGCCGACGCGGCGGTCGGCCGCCGGCGCAGCGCCAAGGCTGCGCAGGAGCCAGCCGATCCGCCGAGCCGGCTGCAGCGCGACCTCTTGCCGCGCATTCTCGATCTGGTCCGGCAGGACGGGCTGGAACCGGGCCATCGGCTGATGGAGGCGGCGCTTGCGCGGCGCCTGCAGGTCTCGCGTACGCCGGTTCGCGCCGCCCTGCGCCACCTGGCGGATCGCGGCGTCCTGGGAGCGCTGCCGACCGGCGGCTATGCGCTGGCGAAGCCGGTCGAGGGGCTGGCCGACAAGGAGTTCGCGGCCACGGGCTCGGAGGTCGACATCTGGTGCGCGCGCATGGCGCGCGACCGGTTGTCCGGCGCCCTGCCGCCGCAGATCTCCGAGGCCGACCTGATGCGGCGCTACGGGCTCGGCCGGCCGCTTCTGCTGCGCATCCTGAACAAGCTCGCCGAAGTCGGCATGGTCGAGCGCCTGCCCGGCCACGGCTGGCTGTTCTCGCCGGTCAACGACCCCGCGGCGATTGCCGAAAGCTACGCGTTCCGCCGCATCATTGAGCCGGCCTCGCTGCTCGAATGCGGGGCGCGCATCGACCGGGCCTGGCTTGCCGAAATGCGGCGGCGCCACGAGGACATGCTGGCGCGGACCTGGAGCGAGGGCCTGAGCGTCTCGCTGTTCGAGATGAACGCCGATTTCCACGAGGGCCTGATCGCCGCCTCCGGCAATCGCTACCTGCTGCTGGCGCTGCAGCAGCAGACGCGGCTCCGGCGCTATACAAACTACGAATGGCGCTACGGTCCCGAGCGGGTGAAGGTCTCGTGCCAGCAGCATCTTGAGATCATCGGCCGGCTCGAGGCCGGCGAGGTCGAGGTGGCGGCCGCGCTGCTGCGCCAGCATCTCGATCTCGCACGCACCGTCAGCCTGGGTCCCCGCTGA
- a CDS encoding Acyl-coenzyme A:6-aminopenicillanic acid acyl-transferase yields MFHLHIKKHKNLSLLSFIFNDNDFRVDKKHEIVMATPAPLIEVNGTSSERGQQYGEAARERIKLGIGHYQAQLGLSALTEADIHALVHRFLPVIAAFDGDYIPEMRGIARGADVAFEDIVMLNARTEILKLGLRQSRPAADDDMECTGLVVTGEAAADGRLIHAQNWDWKVECAETAVVLKIRRDDGPDILTFTEAGGLARSGFNAAGIAITANYLQSDRDYRQTGVPLALIRRKVLQQDNLAHAMHAVYATPKSASNNMIVSHPAGIVIDFECAPDETFQVHPDGGILAHANHWQSPVALSKLKDTGIAATPDSLYRDLRVRGLLVPHRGRITCDTVKAALFDDFQSPRAVCRPPCLTLAGTMTATVAMVVMTPALGTMEVAMLPAADRTFTRYQLAMDAAAFQGTAEGQTLRAAE; encoded by the coding sequence ATGTTTCATCTTCACATCAAAAAACACAAGAACCTGTCCTTGCTCTCATTCATCTTCAACGATAATGATTTTCGTGTCGACAAAAAACATGAGATCGTGATGGCCACCCCCGCCCCCCTGATCGAAGTCAACGGCACATCCAGCGAGCGCGGCCAGCAATACGGCGAGGCGGCGCGGGAGCGGATCAAGCTCGGCATCGGGCACTATCAGGCCCAGCTCGGCCTTTCGGCTCTCACCGAGGCGGATATTCACGCCCTGGTGCACCGCTTCCTGCCGGTCATCGCCGCGTTCGACGGAGACTACATCCCGGAAATGCGGGGCATAGCGCGCGGTGCCGATGTGGCCTTCGAGGACATCGTGATGCTCAATGCGCGCACCGAGATCCTCAAGCTCGGCCTCAGGCAGAGCCGGCCGGCGGCCGACGACGACATGGAGTGCACAGGTCTCGTCGTGACCGGCGAGGCTGCTGCCGACGGCCGCCTGATCCATGCCCAGAACTGGGACTGGAAGGTCGAATGCGCAGAGACCGCCGTCGTTCTGAAGATCCGGCGCGACGACGGGCCCGACATCCTGACCTTCACCGAAGCCGGTGGACTGGCGCGCTCCGGCTTCAACGCCGCCGGCATCGCCATCACCGCCAACTATCTGCAGTCGGACCGCGACTACCGGCAGACCGGCGTGCCGCTCGCCCTCATCCGCCGCAAGGTGCTGCAGCAGGACAATCTCGCCCATGCCATGCACGCGGTCTATGCGACCCCGAAATCGGCATCGAACAACATGATCGTCAGCCATCCCGCGGGGATCGTCATCGACTTCGAATGCGCCCCCGACGAAACGTTCCAGGTGCATCCTGACGGCGGCATCCTCGCCCATGCCAATCACTGGCAGAGCCCGGTGGCGCTGTCCAAGCTGAAGGATACCGGCATCGCGGCGACGCCGGATTCGCTCTATCGCGACCTGCGCGTGCGCGGCTTGCTCGTTCCGCACCGCGGCCGGATCACCTGCGACACCGTCAAGGCGGCGCTGTTCGACGACTTCCAGTCGCCGCGCGCGGTCTGCCGCCCGCCCTGCCTGACGCTCGCCGGCACGATGACCGCAACCGTCGCGATGGTGGTGATGACGCCGGCGCTCGGCACGATGGAGGTTGCCATGCTGCCGGCCGCCGACCGGACCTTCACGCGCTATCAGCTCGCCATGGATGCGGCCGCGTTCCAGGGCACGGCCGAGGGACAGACGCTGCGCGCGGCTGAATGA
- a CDS encoding Omega-amino acid--pyruvate aminotransferase: MTIVPQMNLSREALEPYWMPFTANRSFKANPRLIVEAKGMYYTAADGRQLLDAMAGLWCVNAGHGQQRITDAIREQAGHLDYVSSFQMSHPLAFKAAERIAELTPEGLDRVFFVNSGSEAVDTALKIARAYHRARGEGHRTRLVGRAKGYHGMGFGGLSVAGIGRHRRDFGPLLADVAHLPHTYSREHQAFSRGQPAWGAHLADELENIAQINDPSTIAAVIVEPVTGSGGVLPPPVGYLERLREICDKYGILLIFDEVITGFGRLGTPFGSSMLGVTPDIITCAKGMTNGAVPMGGVIASEKVYDAFMQGPEAAVELMHGYTYSGHPLACAAAIATIDVYEGQGIFDNCARVAKRWEEQAHSLNGEPHIVDVRNIGLLAAIEIAPKEGEPGGRSLAAGNICYEAGVLVRTAGDALVLSPPLIISDAEIDRIFETIRGAVRAIA, encoded by the coding sequence ATGACGATCGTTCCCCAGATGAATCTCAGCCGCGAGGCGCTCGAGCCCTATTGGATGCCGTTCACGGCCAATCGGTCGTTCAAGGCGAATCCCCGGCTCATCGTCGAGGCCAAGGGCATGTATTACACCGCCGCCGACGGGCGGCAGCTGCTGGACGCCATGGCCGGCCTGTGGTGCGTCAATGCCGGCCACGGCCAGCAGCGCATCACCGACGCAATCCGCGAGCAGGCCGGCCATCTCGACTATGTCTCCTCGTTCCAGATGAGCCATCCGCTCGCCTTCAAGGCCGCCGAGCGGATCGCCGAGCTGACGCCCGAAGGGCTCGACCGGGTCTTCTTCGTCAATTCCGGCTCCGAGGCGGTCGATACCGCGCTGAAGATCGCGCGCGCCTATCATCGCGCGCGCGGCGAAGGGCACCGCACCCGTCTCGTCGGCCGTGCCAAGGGCTATCACGGCATGGGTTTCGGCGGCCTCTCGGTGGCGGGCATCGGCCGGCACCGGCGCGATTTCGGTCCCCTGCTGGCCGATGTCGCGCATCTGCCGCACACCTATTCGCGTGAGCACCAGGCCTTCTCGCGCGGGCAGCCGGCCTGGGGCGCGCATCTTGCGGACGAACTGGAGAACATTGCCCAGATCAACGATCCCTCGACCATCGCTGCCGTCATCGTCGAGCCGGTCACCGGCTCCGGCGGCGTGCTGCCGCCACCTGTCGGCTATCTCGAGCGCCTGCGCGAAATCTGCGACAAATACGGCATCCTCCTGATCTTCGACGAGGTCATTACCGGTTTCGGCCGCCTCGGCACGCCGTTCGGCTCCAGCATGCTCGGCGTCACCCCCGACATCATCACCTGCGCCAAGGGCATGACCAACGGTGCCGTGCCGATGGGCGGCGTGATCGCCTCCGAGAAGGTCTATGATGCCTTCATGCAGGGGCCGGAAGCGGCGGTCGAGCTGATGCACGGCTATACCTATTCCGGCCATCCGCTCGCTTGCGCGGCGGCGATCGCGACGATCGACGTCTATGAAGGGCAGGGCATCTTCGACAATTGCGCCCGCGTCGCGAAACGCTGGGAGGAGCAGGCCCATTCCCTCAACGGCGAGCCGCATATCGTCGATGTCAGGAATATCGGCCTGCTCGCCGCGATCGAGATCGCGCCGAAGGAGGGCGAGCCCGGCGGCCGCAGCCTTGCCGCGGGCAACATCTGCTACGAGGCGGGCGTGCTGGTCCGCACCGCCGGCGACGCGCTCGTCCTGTCGCCGCCTCTGATCATCTCCGATGCCGAGATCGACCGCATCTTCGAGACCATCCGCGGCGCGGTGAGGGCCATCGCCTGA
- the aam_7 gene encoding Acylamidase, with protein MPSAAAARPLQSAAGRSPGDLWALEAAELAALIRAGVVSSREAVASCLARMDAVNGALNAVVRRFDAEALADADRADQARRDGTALGPLHGVPVTIKVNIDQRGHPTDGGVEAYRDLIATVDNPVVANLREAGAIVVGRTNTPCYSMRWHTDNALHGATVNPWNAAITPGGSSGGAGAAVASGMGPIAHGNDIAGSVRYPAYCCGVFGLRPTYGRVPSSNATATGLAPIASQLMAVQGPLTRSMRDMRLAFDAMAKPSPRDPRTLVPAPQPEPARPLKVALVPQPAGLAVDPAVAAAVREAGRRLEAAGCHVEEIEPPRLRELGDLWAKLSMADVMAGLQPLIDSKGDEGIRRAIALWNEVLPRYGAEDVLVALGERSAALRDWQLFFETYPVVVMPVSAELPFKVGFDVKDTAETTRVLAAQGPMMAISVLGLPGLSVPMGLAGAVPNGVQVVAGRYREDLCFAVGDIIAAHDAPVTAIDPQGYRS; from the coding sequence ATGCCATCTGCCGCCGCCGCCCGCCCCTTGCAATCCGCCGCCGGGCGCTCGCCCGGCGACCTGTGGGCGCTGGAGGCGGCCGAGCTCGCCGCGCTCATCCGCGCGGGGGTCGTTTCGAGCCGGGAGGCTGTCGCCTCCTGCCTTGCCCGCATGGACGCCGTGAACGGCGCGCTCAATGCGGTGGTGCGCCGCTTCGACGCGGAAGCCCTCGCCGATGCCGACCGCGCCGATCAGGCCCGGCGGGACGGGACGGCGCTCGGTCCCCTGCACGGCGTTCCCGTGACCATCAAGGTCAATATCGACCAGCGCGGCCACCCGACGGACGGCGGCGTCGAGGCTTATCGCGACCTCATCGCGACGGTCGACAATCCCGTTGTCGCCAATCTGCGCGAGGCCGGCGCCATCGTCGTCGGGCGGACCAACACGCCCTGCTATTCGATGCGCTGGCACACCGACAACGCGCTGCACGGCGCAACGGTCAATCCCTGGAACGCGGCGATCACGCCGGGCGGATCGTCGGGCGGCGCCGGCGCGGCCGTGGCGAGCGGCATGGGGCCGATCGCGCATGGCAACGACATTGCCGGCTCGGTGCGTTATCCCGCCTATTGCTGCGGCGTCTTCGGCCTGCGGCCGACCTATGGCAGGGTCCCCTCCAGCAATGCCACGGCCACCGGGCTGGCGCCGATCGCCTCGCAGCTCATGGCGGTCCAGGGCCCCCTCACCCGCTCGATGCGCGACATGCGGCTCGCCTTCGACGCCATGGCGAAACCGAGCCCGCGCGATCCGCGCACCCTGGTGCCGGCCCCGCAACCTGAGCCGGCGCGCCCGCTCAAGGTCGCCCTGGTGCCGCAGCCCGCCGGTCTCGCGGTCGACCCGGCGGTCGCCGCGGCGGTGAGAGAGGCCGGACGGCGACTGGAAGCCGCCGGCTGCCATGTCGAGGAGATCGAGCCGCCGCGGCTTCGCGAGCTCGGCGACCTCTGGGCCAAGCTGTCCATGGCCGACGTGATGGCGGGGCTTCAGCCGCTGATCGATTCGAAAGGCGATGAAGGGATCCGCCGCGCCATCGCCCTGTGGAACGAGGTGCTGCCGCGCTACGGCGCAGAGGACGTCCTGGTCGCGCTCGGCGAACGCTCGGCGGCGCTGCGCGACTGGCAGCTGTTCTTTGAGACCTATCCGGTCGTCGTCATGCCGGTCTCGGCCGAATTGCCCTTCAAGGTCGGCTTCGACGTCAAGGACACCGCCGAAACCACGCGGGTGCTGGCGGCGCAGGGACCGATGATGGCGATATCGGTGCTCGGCCTGCCCGGGCTCTCGGTGCCCATGGGGCTCGCCGGCGCGGTGCCCAATGGCGTGCAGGTCGTCGCCGGCCGCTACCGCGAGGACCTCTGCTTTGCCGTCGGCGACATCATCGCCGCCCACGACGCCCCGGTTACCGCCATCGACCCGCAAGGATACCGGTCATGA